The sequence CACCCCATGGTACGTGGCCCTGGGCGGGTCGGCCTCCGCAGGGCCTCCGGGCCCCCTCAGCCCTGGGTCGGGCTCGCCGGGACCCGGGCCCCCTTCTTCAGGAATCCCATGTCCTCGTACACCGGTGTCTGGAACCCGAACGCACCCGCGTTGACCAGGTCCTTCCGCACTCCGACCAGCTGCGGGCGCTGGTAGAGCGGGATCGAGCCGGCGGCGGCCCAGATCCGGGTGTCGGCCTGCCGGATCAGGGACTTCGCCTCGCCCTCGTCCAGCGTCGTCGCCGCCTGCTCGAAGAGCTGGTCGACCTGGTCGGTGCCGACCCGTGTGTAGTTCTGCTCGACGTTCACCGAGCCGTCCGCGCCGGGCAGCGGCTTGGCGTAGATCGGCCGGGCGTCGGTGGCGGGAAAGGCGGAGGACGGCCAGGAGTACAGCGCGAGATCGAAGTCACCCGCGGCGATGTGGTCCTTGAAGTAGCTCTCGTCGGACACCTTGGTGATCGTCGTGACGATCCCCAGCCGGTCCAGCATCGCGGAGATCCGGTTGGCGACCGTGTTCAGCGTGTCCGAGCCCGGCCCGGACGGCAGCACGAAGCGCAGGGTGAGCGCCTTGCCGTCCCTGGCGAGCGGCCCGGCCTTGACGCCGGCCGGCGCCGCCGTGCCCTTGGGGGCGTAGGCGCCCGCCGCTCCCCCGTGCCGGCCCTCCTCCGCGAGGTGCTTGCCGCCCGCGTCGCCCTTGTTGTCCTCGCCGACGACGTACTCGCCGTCGTGGCCGCCGTCGGACTTCTCCTCCTGGTCGCTCTCGGGCCCGGCCGCCTTCTGCGCCTTCTTCTCCTCCCTGACCGGACCGCCCGCCACCCATCCGGCGTCCGCGAGCAGTGCCTGCGCCGCCTTGGTGTCCTGCGCGCCGAGCGCCCCGCTGTCGTCGGCGTACGCGGGCTGCCCGGACAGCGCGAGATGGCTGCCGACGGGTACGGCGGGCAGGCCCAGCGGGGTGAGCACCAGGCGGGCGATCTCCTTGCGGTCCAGGGCGCGCGCGATGGCCCGGCGGACCCGCTCGTCGGTGAGCGGCCCGGAGGCGGCGTTGAGGGCGAGCTGGGTGTAGGCGGGCTCCAGGGACTTGCGGACGCCGTAGGACTTCAGGGCCGTCTGCTGGTCCAGGTACTCGCTGATGGCCCGGGCCAGCTTGGTGCGGCCCGCCTTGACGTCGGCGGAGTCGAGCCCGTGGGCGCGCGCCCAGGCGCGCAGCGTCGACAGGGACGCCTTGCCGCCGCCCTGGAGCGGCGAGGAGCCGCCCTTGCCGCTCGCGGCGAGCCCGATCCGCTCGGCGTCGGCCGGGTCGAGGTCGGCGAGGTCCGCGCTGCCGTCGGCGAGCGCGCCGACCCGCTTGTCGTGGGGCACGGTGTGCAGCACGATCTGGTTCAGCTTGGCCGCCCTGCCCCACCAGCGGGGGTTGCGGGTGAGGACGATGTCCTGGGCGATGGTGTCGACCTTGTCCACCTTGAAGGGGCCCGCGCTGATGGCCAGCTTGCGGCGGGCGCCGTCGTTGAAGGCGTCCGGGGTGCCCATGACGTCCTTCGGGTACAGCGGCGAGAACAACGACTTCCAGTCGGCGTAGGGGCGGGAGAAGGTGACCCGGACCTGGAGGTCGTTGGCGCCGCGCTCGATCTTCTCGATGCGGTCGTACCCGGCGTTGCGCGCGGTCCAGTAGGCGCTGTCCTTCCCGGACAGGGCGCGCCACTGGGCGACGAAGTCGGCGGCGCCGATCTCCCGGCCGTCGCTCCACACGGCCTGCTGGTTCAGCTTGTACAGCACCACCTGGCGCGGCTCGGTCTCGATGACCTTGGCGGACTCCAGGTAGGCGGGATTGACGACCGGGCTGCCGGCGGCGTCCATCCGGAACATGGAGGGCAGCGTGGCCTGGGCGACGCGGGTGGTCCCGGTGTCGGCGTCGGCCTGGTAGGTGTTCAGCGTCTCCGGAAGGTCGTCCACGGCCCATTTCAGGGTGCCGCCGTCGGCCACCAGGGTGCGGGCGGCCGGCTCGATGTCCTGAGCGGCGAGGGGCTTGGCCACGTCGTCGTCCGAGCCGCAGCCCGCGAGCAGAGAGACCGCGAGGGCGCCCGCGGTCAGGAAGGCGGCCGAGCGCAGGACCGCGCGCAGGCCGACGCCGTGGTGGGACATCTCTGCTACCTCCGGGAAGCCGCGAGCGACATGATCACGTCTGGCGGTATTTGGAGCTGATCAGATCTATGCGGCTACTGAAGAGGAAAGGATCCGCCTACCCCGGGCGACACGGCGGCGGCGGCGGGCAAGCCCACCCGTGCGGCGCAAACACGGTGGTACGGGCGCACGCCGGTGCGGCGGGGACCGATGAACGCGCGACAGCTTCCTCCGAGCCCCTGCCCCTGCCCTGCCCTGCCCCTGCCCCTGCCCCTGCCCTCACCCCACCCACCCCTCCCGGTACGCCCGCCAGTCCGCGTCCGTGGCGGCGAAGTCGACGTACAGGGCGACGCCGAAGCGGGCGCGGTGGGCGTCGGTACGGGACAGTCCGAGGCGTACGCCCCGTACCCCGGCCGGGACGGTCTCCGCGCGGGCCCGGTGCCCGAACCGGTTCTCGTGGTAGAAGGGCAGGCCCATGAGGAGCTGGGTGGACCCGGGGGTCGCCTCCAGGGCGAGGCCGGTCTGCTGGGCGACGTAGCCGCCGTACAGGCTCGGCAGCGGCTGCATGGTGTCGTACGACATCACGGCGATCTGGTCCACCCGGCGGGCCACCTGCCCGAAGTACGCCTGCGACCACCACTTGGGGTGGCCGGTGGTCGTGCCCCAGAAGGAGTGGAAGCCGGGCAGGGGGTCGATCTGGTGGGCGGCGACGGAGAGCAGCGCGTGGTGGGCGCGGGTGAGGGCGTGCAGGTCGTCGAGGAGGGTCAGGTAGTCACGGTCGCCGGAGTGCAGGGGCTCCAGGTCGAAGTGGGCGCCCTGGAAGCCGGCGGCGAGGATCCGCCGGGTGGAGGCGAGGATCGCGGAGCGGGTCGCCGGGCGCTCCAGGCGCAGCCCCTCGGGCCCCTCGCTCGCGACCACGTCCCCGAGCCATGCCTGCACCCGGACACCGGGCAGCTCCCGGTGCAGGGCGCCGATCAGCCACCGCGCCTCGGGGTGGTCGGCGTCGGGCAGGGTCCCGTCGTCCTCCAGGGGCCCTGAGTGCACGTACAGATCCCTGACCCCGGTCCCTTTCAACCGCCGCGCGAGCGCCTCGACATCCGCCTCCGTCTTCCGCCCGTCCACCCAGGCGTGCCCCAGCCAGAGCGCGTCCTGACCGCGGGTGCGGGTGCCGGGGGCGGGATCACCGGAGTAGTTGACGCGGAGGGCGCCTTCGGCGGTGAGGAGGGCGAGGAGCAGGAGGAGCAGGACCAGGGAGAGGGCGGTGAGGGCGCGGCGGAGGGGGCGGTGGGGGCGGGGCTTGGTGGGGGGATCGGGGGGCGGGGTGGGGGTGGGTGCCGGGTCGGGGGCGGGTGTGGGGGCGGCGCCGGGCGCGGGGTCAGGGGCAGGTGCGGGGGCGACGGCAGGGTCCGGGGCAGGTGCGGGGGCCGGGGCGGTCTCCGGGTCGGGGGCTTTGCCCGTTGTGGAGTCGGTCTCGGCTCCACAGGTCGGTTCGGTCTCCGGGTCCTTTGTGCCCGGCCTCTTCCCCGGCCCGGTCCCCGCGTCCATCCCGTCCCCCTGTCCGCCTGGTCCCTCACCCGTATCCGCCCCGCTCGCGGTGCGGTCTACTCCCCCATACGCTCCGAAATGTGACGTCCTCCCTGTTCCGGGGCCGCCCCCGGTGCGCCAAGGCGCACATACGGGTGCGGGTGACGCATGCCGTGCTGGGCGCCCTGGTGGGGGCCGGGTGGCTGATGTTGCCGTTGATGACGGCGGCGACGCGCCGTCCGGTTCCCGCCACCTCCCCCGGAGCGCTGGCCGACGCGGCGGCGCCGGGGCCGGGCGGCGCCTCGGCCGCGGACTACGTGCTCCCGTTCATCGCCGTGGCCGCGGCGGCGGTGATGGCGGCCTACGGCTACCTGCGCCGCGTCCGCCGAGCCCGTACGCGTACGACACCGGGGACGACGCCGCCGGGGCCTCCGGCACCCCCCACGGTCGCCGACGCCGAACGCCAGGCCCGGATCGCGCTGGTGCTGGCCGACGACTGCGTACGGACGAGCCGCGAGGAACTGGGCTTCGTACGGGAGAGGTTCGGGGCGGTGGAGAAGACGCGGACCGGAGCGATACCCGTGACCGGGGCGGCGGCGGGAACCGAGGCCGAGACGGACACCGCGTCCCGGACCGGCGGGGGGACGGGAGGCGGGGCACGGGCGGCGGGTGTGCAGGGGGCGCAGGCCGAGGAGGGGCCGCCGACGACGGACGGGGCGCGGACCGGAGCGATACCGGCGGCTGCGATGGCGGCCGAGCCGGGGGCCACGCCCGGTACGGAGGCGGAAGGCGGGACGCGGACAGCGGGTGACGAGGGGACGCAGGCCGAGGAAGAGCCGCCGACGACGGACGGGGCGCGGACCGGAGCGCCGACGGAGGCCGCGGTGACGGCCGAGCCAGGGGCCACGCCCGGTACGGAGGCGGAAGGCGGGACGCGGACAGCGGGTGACGCGAGGGCGCAGGCCGAGGAAGAGCCGCCGACGACGGACGGGGCGCGGACCGGAGCGATACCGGCGGCTGCGGTGACGGCCGACACGGAGGGTGCGCCCGGTGCGGGGGCGGGGGCGCGGCGTGGGGGCCTGGGCGACGAGGCGGCCATGGAGACGAAGGGGCGAGCGGCGACCGCGGCGCGGTTCGGGGCCGGGGCCGCCGCCGACCGGAGGAGTCGGCAGGGAAGCGAGGCGGGGGCGGGCGCTCGGGGAGCGGAGTCGGCCGACGGCGCCTTCGGGTGTCCCCCGCAGGAGGTCGGGGCGCGGGATCGGGCCGTCGCCGAGATGGAGACGGAGACGGCGGCCTTCGTGCGTGCCCTGCGCGGTGCCGAAGCCGAGTTGGCGGCGGCGTTCGCGATGTGGTGGCGGTACGAGCGGGGGTTGCCCGGGGAGGCGGGGGCGCGGCGGCAGGCGCTGGCCGGGGTGGTCGGGCGGTGTGCGGAAGCGGGGCGGCGGCTGGACGCGCAGGCCGCGGCGCTGGACCAGGTGCGGGGGCTGGAGGGGCCGGGCGCCGGCCCGGCACTGGACGTGGCGGAGGGCAGGTTCCGGGGGCTGGCGGTGCGGGCGGTGGCCGCCCACGCAACCCTGGCGGCGTCGCGCGAGCGGTACGCGCCCTCGGCCACGGGCCCCGTCACCGGCTCGGTCGAACAGGCCAAGGACCGCCTGCTGTTCGCCACCGCCCACCTCAACGCGGCCCGCCGGTCCATCGACTCCGCCGACGGCGACGGAACGGCCCGTAACCTGCGCGCCGCCGAGGGCGCCGTGGCCCAGGCCGAGATCCTGGTGACCGGCGTGGACCGGCTCGCCGCCCGGCTGCGGGAGGCCGCCGCGCTGGTACCGGCGGCCCTGACCGGCGCGGAGGCCGAGCTGACGGCGGCCCGGCACGGCCGTTCCCGTACCTCCCCGGCCACCGGTGAGCTGAACGCCCGGCTGGCCCACGCGGACGGTGTACTGGCCGCCGTACGGGAGGAGTTGACCGGCGCCCTCCCGTACGACCCGCTGGACGCGCTGCGCCGGATCACCCGTGCCGTCGGCCGCCTGGACGTGGGCCGCTCCGGCGTCCTGGACACGGCGGCGCTCCTCGTGGCCCGCGCCTCGCTGGACACGGCCGACGATTTCGTCACGGTGCACCGGGGTGCCGTCGGCCCGGAGGCCCGCGCCCTGCTGTCGGAGGCGCTCCGGGCGCTGACCACCGGCACCGGTACCGCCTTCGAGGCCGACACCGCCGCCCGCGAGGCCCGCGACCTCGCCGAACGCGACGTCCGCGCCCACGGCACCCCCTGCCCCGACGCCACCGCGACCGGTCTGCCCGGTGCCGTCCTCGGCGGCATCCTCCTCGCCGAGGACCCGGACGGAGGCCCCCCGGCCACGTTCGGGGGGCCGGCGACGCGGGGGCGAAGACATGTGCGGACGCCTGTGTAGCGTTACGGGGCAGAGCCGCTTGGTGCCGGACGGCGAATCGCGGTGCCCTTCCGGCCGGCCGCGACGGGCGGGCGGGTGAGTGAGTGAGTGGGCAAAAGGGCCGTCAGAACAGGCTGAGCAGCGCCTCCGCCGGGTCCGTGAGGACCGCCTCCGCCCCCGGCAACGGCAACTCGAACCACACCGTCTTCCCCCGGGGCGTCCGCCGCGACCCCCACGCCGCGCTGAGCAACTGCACCAGCTGCAAGCCCCGCCCGCCCTCATCCGTGTCCCGGGCCCGCCGACGCCGGGGCTGCACGAGCCCGCCGTCCCACACCTCGCACACCAGCGTCCGGTCCAGCAGCAGCCGTAGCCTGATCTCCCCCTCGCCGTACCGCAGCGCGTTCGTCACCAGCTCGCTGACCAGCAGCTCCGTCGTGTCGACCAGCGCCTCAAGTCCCCAGTCGAGCAATTGCGCACGAGCGTGCTCCCGCGCCCGCCCCACACTCCGCGGCTCCCGCGGCAGCGTCCAGTCGCCGACGGAGTCCGCCGGCAGCCCCTGCACCCGGGCCATCAGCAGCGCGATGTCGTCCTCGCCGTGATGCGTGTCGAGGGTGTTGAGCACGTGGTCGCAGACGTCCTCCAGCGGCTGGGCCGGATCGGTGAGCGCGCCGACGAACGCGTGCAGCCCCTCGTCCAGCGGATGGTCCCGGGACTCCACCAGACCGTCCGTGTACAGCGCGAGCAACGCGCCCTCGGGCAGCTCGACCTCTACCTCCTCGAAGGGCTCGCCCCCCACCCCGAGCGGCATCCCGGGCGGCACGTCCAGCATCAGCGCGGGCTCGCCCGGTTCCACCAGCACCGGCGGCAGATGCCCGGCGTTGGCGAACGTACATCGCCGGGTCACCGAGTCGTACACGGCGTACACACACGTCGCGAGGTACACCTCGGACAGGTCCGCGTCCCTGGGCTGCCGCGCCGTACGCGTCGCCTGCTGCACACCCCCCGGCGTGCCGAGCCCCCGCGCGATCTCGTCCAACGCGGACAGCACCTCGGCCGGTTCGAGATCGAGCAGCGCCAACGTCCTTACGGCGGTGCGCAGTTCACCCATCGCGACGGCCGCCCGCAGCCCGCGCCCCATCACATCGCCCACCACCAACGCCGTGCGGTGGCCGGGCAGTTCGATGACGTCGAACCAGTCGCCGCCGACCTCGGTCGCCGCGTTGCCGGGCAGATAGCGGCAGGCGATGTCCAGGCCGGACGCCTCGGGGTCGCCCGGCGGCAGCAGCGAGCGCTGGAGGATCAACGCCCGTTCGTGCTCCCGGCGGTACAGCCGCGCGTTGTCGATGCAGACCGCGGCGCGCGCGGCCAGTTCCACCGCGAGGTCCCGGTCCCGCTCCCCGAACGGCTCGCTGCCCTTGGTCCGCGCGAACCGTACGAGCCCCACCACCGTGTCGTGCGCGACCATCGGCACGGCGAGCGTGGACTGCACGAGGCTCCCCTCCTCGGCCGGCACCGCCCGCGGCCGCGCGGTGCGCAGGGCGTCCGCGCAGGGGGAGTTGAAGGGGAAGTGGTGTACGGCGCCGACCTTGACGGTCTCGGCGACCCGGCCCACGGGCGCGTCCGCGACCGCGCTGGCGATGGCGACCCGGCGCAGCTGGGCACTGCCGTCGACCATCCCGGGCGGCGTCTCGTCGCCGGTCAGCAGCCCCTGGTAGAGGTCGACGGTGGCGAGGTCGCAGAAGCCGGGGACGACGACGTCGAGGAGTTCGCGTGCCGTGGTCTCCAGGTCGAGCGAGTTGCCGATCCGCGCCCCGGCCTCGTTGAGCAGCGCCAGATTGCGCCGGGCCGCGGCGGCCTCGCGGGCGGCGGCGCGGCGGGAGGTGACATCGGTGGCGAGCCAGGCCACGCCGATGGGCCGGCCGCTGCCGCTGTGCACGCGGTAGAGGTTGACCGACCAGTGCCGGCGCTCCTCGGAGCCCGGGACATGTCCGGTGACATGCATGTCGGTGATGGCGTCGCCGCTCTCCAGCACCCGTCGCAGCGTCGCCGAGACCCGCTCGGCCTCGCCGCGCGGCAGATAGTCGAAGACGCCCTTGCCCCGGTGGTCGTCCGGGGTGCCGCCGAAGACATTGGCGAAGCGCTGGTTGACGCGGCGTACCCGCAGGTCGAAGTCGAGCAGGAGGAAACCGAAGGGGGATTGTCCGAATATCGCCTGGGACGCGGCGAGATCGGTCTCGATCCTGCGCAGTGTGCGGACGTCCACGACGATGCAGACGGCGGCGTTCTCGCCCTCCGCGGTCCGGGTCGGCATCACATAGACCTCGGCCAGACCGTCCGCACCGCGCCCGCCCCGGGGGGGATCCGGCATCCGGAAGGGCACGACCCCGGTCCACTCGCGCCCGTCGAGGATCTCCGCCATCTTGCGCTGGCCCTGTTCCCGCAGGTCGGGGTCGATGAACGCCTCGATGGGGTCCATGCCGACGGCGCGCGAGGCCGGAATGCCGAACAACTGCTCGGCGCGCAGGCTCCACTGGTCCACCAGGCCGCCGGGGCCGATGGAGAAGGAGGCCACCTTTATGTAGTCGTACATGGAGCCGGGCGGACTGCTCTGCCACAGGGCGCCACCGGTCGCCGCCGCACCCGCGGCGGTCTGGTCCCTCGCGCCGTCCGACGGGTCCTCGGACTCCGTGGCCTTCGCTGGTATCTCGCTCACGCGAACCGTCCCCTCCAGCTCACCGCGCCCGGCACCGGTCACCGG is a genomic window of Streptomyces sp. WP-1 containing:
- a CDS encoding ABC transporter family substrate-binding protein, translated to MSHHGVGLRAVLRSAAFLTAGALAVSLLAGCGSDDDVAKPLAAQDIEPAARTLVADGGTLKWAVDDLPETLNTYQADADTGTTRVAQATLPSMFRMDAAGSPVVNPAYLESAKVIETEPRQVVLYKLNQQAVWSDGREIGAADFVAQWRALSGKDSAYWTARNAGYDRIEKIERGANDLQVRVTFSRPYADWKSLFSPLYPKDVMGTPDAFNDGARRKLAISAGPFKVDKVDTIAQDIVLTRNPRWWGRAAKLNQIVLHTVPHDKRVGALADGSADLADLDPADAERIGLAASGKGGSSPLQGGGKASLSTLRAWARAHGLDSADVKAGRTKLARAISEYLDQQTALKSYGVRKSLEPAYTQLALNAASGPLTDERVRRAIARALDRKEIARLVLTPLGLPAVPVGSHLALSGQPAYADDSGALGAQDTKAAQALLADAGWVAGGPVREEKKAQKAAGPESDQEEKSDGGHDGEYVVGEDNKGDAGGKHLAEEGRHGGAAGAYAPKGTAAPAGVKAGPLARDGKALTLRFVLPSGPGSDTLNTVANRISAMLDRLGIVTTITKVSDESYFKDHIAAGDFDLALYSWPSSAFPATDARPIYAKPLPGADGSVNVEQNYTRVGTDQVDQLFEQAATTLDEGEAKSLIRQADTRIWAAAGSIPLYQRPQLVGVRKDLVNAGAFGFQTPVYEDMGFLKKGARVPASPTQG
- a CDS encoding SpoIIE family protein phosphatase, which codes for MSEIPAKATESEDPSDGARDQTAAGAAATGGALWQSSPPGSMYDYIKVASFSIGPGGLVDQWSLRAEQLFGIPASRAVGMDPIEAFIDPDLREQGQRKMAEILDGREWTGVVPFRMPDPPRGGRGADGLAEVYVMPTRTAEGENAAVCIVVDVRTLRRIETDLAASQAIFGQSPFGFLLLDFDLRVRRVNQRFANVFGGTPDDHRGKGVFDYLPRGEAERVSATLRRVLESGDAITDMHVTGHVPGSEERRHWSVNLYRVHSGSGRPIGVAWLATDVTSRRAAAREAAAARRNLALLNEAGARIGNSLDLETTARELLDVVVPGFCDLATVDLYQGLLTGDETPPGMVDGSAQLRRVAIASAVADAPVGRVAETVKVGAVHHFPFNSPCADALRTARPRAVPAEEGSLVQSTLAVPMVAHDTVVGLVRFARTKGSEPFGERDRDLAVELAARAAVCIDNARLYRREHERALILQRSLLPPGDPEASGLDIACRYLPGNAATEVGGDWFDVIELPGHRTALVVGDVMGRGLRAAVAMGELRTAVRTLALLDLEPAEVLSALDEIARGLGTPGGVQQATRTARQPRDADLSEVYLATCVYAVYDSVTRRCTFANAGHLPPVLVEPGEPALMLDVPPGMPLGVGGEPFEEVEVELPEGALLALYTDGLVESRDHPLDEGLHAFVGALTDPAQPLEDVCDHVLNTLDTHHGEDDIALLMARVQGLPADSVGDWTLPREPRSVGRAREHARAQLLDWGLEALVDTTELLVSELVTNALRYGEGEIRLRLLLDRTLVCEVWDGGLVQPRRRRARDTDEGGRGLQLVQLLSAAWGSRRTPRGKTVWFELPLPGAEAVLTDPAEALLSLF